A single region of the Rubrobacter aplysinae genome encodes:
- the leuD gene encoding 3-isopropylmalate dehydratase small subunit — MEPVSRVEGKALPLGYSDVDTDQIVPSDALKRIERTGFGQFLFQEWREDPDFIMNRTEHVGATILLAGDNFGSGSSREHAPWAIQDFGFGAVVAKSLADIFKNNCAKIGLLAVELPEPAVDKLLEETRKDPEARITVDLETRTVEGPGVSESFEMDDFTRHRLLNGLDDIGLTLTYEDELERFERSRPGYKPKVL; from the coding sequence ATGGAGCCCGTAAGCCGCGTAGAGGGTAAGGCGCTTCCGCTCGGGTACAGCGACGTCGACACGGACCAGATCGTACCCAGCGACGCTCTCAAGCGCATCGAGCGCACCGGATTCGGCCAGTTCCTCTTCCAGGAGTGGCGCGAGGACCCGGACTTCATAATGAACCGGACCGAGCACGTCGGGGCGACGATACTCCTCGCCGGTGACAACTTCGGTAGTGGTTCGAGCCGCGAGCACGCCCCCTGGGCTATCCAGGACTTCGGCTTCGGGGCGGTCGTCGCAAAGAGCCTGGCCGACATCTTCAAGAACAACTGCGCCAAGATAGGCCTCCTCGCCGTGGAGCTTCCCGAACCCGCCGTGGACAAACTCCTGGAGGAGACCCGCAAGGACCCCGAGGCCAGGATAACGGTGGACCTCGAGACCCGCACCGTCGAGGGACCGGGCGTTTCGGAGAGCTTCGAGATGGACGACTTCACCCGCCACCGTCTCCTGAACGGCCTCGACGACATCGGCCTGACGCTGACTTACGAGGACGAGCTGGAGAGGTTCGAGCGGTCGCGTCCGGGCTACAAGCCGAAGGTTCTGTAG
- the leuC gene encoding 3-isopropylmalate dehydratase large subunit produces the protein METPNKPKTLAEKLWDSHVVRQAEGEPDLLYVDLHLVHEVTSPQAFEGLRLAERTVRRPDLTIATMDHNVPTWGADRPVEDEVSAKQMEALRKNTEEFGIELNPMGAIGQGIVHVIGPERGLTQPGMTIVCGDSHTSTHGAFGALAFGIGTSEVEHVLATQTISQRRPRTMAVTVEGDLPVGITAKDVMLGILNRIGTGGGVGHVIEYRGEAIRQLSMEGRMTICNMSIEGGARAGLIAPDETTFEYVKGRQHAPEGEDWDAAMAEWQELHTDEGAEFDKEVVIHAEDLVPYVSWGTTPAQTVGLDDVVPEPANESQERALKYMALEPGTPIRGIELDTVFLGSCTNARIEDLRAAASVLEGHKVKDGIRALVVPGSMRVKQQAEEEGLDEIFTEAGFDWRDAGCSMCLGMNPDILTPGERCASTSNRNFEGRQGKGGRTHLVSPVVAAATAVTGRFASPADLSVLEVS, from the coding sequence ATGGAGACACCGAATAAGCCGAAGACGCTGGCGGAGAAGCTGTGGGACTCGCACGTGGTGCGGCAGGCGGAGGGAGAGCCGGACCTTTTGTACGTGGACCTGCATCTGGTGCACGAGGTCACCTCGCCGCAGGCGTTCGAGGGGTTGCGGCTCGCGGAGAGGACGGTGCGCCGCCCAGACCTGACCATCGCCACGATGGACCACAACGTGCCGACCTGGGGCGCGGATCGGCCCGTGGAGGACGAGGTCTCGGCGAAGCAGATGGAGGCGCTGCGCAAGAATACAGAGGAGTTCGGCATCGAGCTGAACCCGATGGGCGCCATCGGGCAGGGGATCGTGCACGTCATCGGGCCCGAGCGCGGCCTGACGCAGCCAGGGATGACCATCGTCTGCGGCGACTCCCACACCTCTACCCACGGCGCGTTCGGGGCGCTCGCGTTCGGCATCGGGACCAGCGAGGTCGAGCACGTGCTGGCGACCCAGACCATCAGCCAGCGCCGTCCGCGCACGATGGCGGTCACGGTCGAGGGCGATCTCCCGGTCGGGATCACCGCGAAGGACGTGATGCTCGGCATCCTGAACCGCATCGGGACCGGCGGCGGCGTGGGGCATGTGATCGAGTACCGGGGCGAGGCGATCCGGCAGCTCTCCATGGAGGGCCGCATGACGATCTGCAACATGTCCATAGAGGGCGGTGCCCGGGCCGGGCTCATAGCCCCCGACGAGACCACCTTCGAGTACGTAAAGGGCCGCCAGCACGCCCCCGAGGGCGAGGACTGGGACGCCGCGATGGCCGAGTGGCAGGAGCTCCACACCGACGAGGGCGCAGAGTTCGACAAGGAGGTCGTCATACACGCCGAGGACCTCGTCCCGTACGTCTCCTGGGGCACCACCCCGGCCCAGACCGTCGGCCTGGACGACGTCGTCCCCGAGCCCGCCAACGAGAGCCAGGAGCGGGCGCTCAAGTACATGGCGCTGGAGCCGGGCACGCCGATACGCGGCATCGAGCTCGACACCGTCTTCCTCGGCTCGTGCACCAACGCCCGCATAGAGGACCTGCGCGCCGCCGCCTCGGTGCTCGAAGGTCACAAGGTAAAGGATGGCATCCGGGCGCTGGTCGTGCCCGGCTCGATGCGGGTCAAGCAGCAGGCCGAGGAGGAGGGGCTGGACGAGATCTTCACGGAGGCCGGCTTCGACTGGCGCGACGCCGGATGCTCGATGTGCCTCGGCATGAATCCCGACATCCTCACGCCGGGCGAGCGATGCGCCTCGACATCCAACCGCAACTTCGAGGGCCGTCAGGGCAAGGGCGGCCGTACGCACCTCGTGAGCCCGGTGGTGGCGGCGGCGACGGCGGTAACGGGACGGTTCGCCTCTCCGGCGGACCTCAGCGTACTGGAGGTCAGCTAA
- a CDS encoding IclR family transcriptional regulator has product MLSKSVDDAASGGNPTRSGVGVLDKSVAVLSFLSAEGASSLSGVVEGTGIPRPTAHRLLSALETHHLVARREGRYVLGARLLGWASRVESGAGLVEAARPALEWLVGETGESAQLYVREGENRVCVASRERASGLRDTVPVGAVMPLSVGSAAKVLLAWSPEPAERVGFETERGRGWAESVAERERGVASVSAPVVSGGTLAAVSVSGPVSRLGEKPGERLSELVLRAAREIEGGIAEV; this is encoded by the coding sequence ATGCTGAGCAAGAGTGTAGACGATGCGGCGTCCGGGGGCAACCCCACCCGGAGCGGAGTTGGGGTGTTGGACAAGTCGGTTGCGGTACTCTCGTTTCTCTCGGCGGAAGGGGCTTCGAGCCTGTCCGGGGTGGTCGAGGGGACCGGGATACCGCGCCCGACGGCGCATCGGCTCCTCTCGGCGCTGGAGACGCACCACCTAGTGGCGCGGCGTGAGGGCCGGTACGTGCTCGGGGCACGGCTGCTCGGGTGGGCAAGCCGGGTCGAGAGCGGCGCCGGACTGGTTGAGGCGGCCCGGCCCGCCTTAGAGTGGTTGGTTGGGGAGACCGGGGAGAGCGCGCAGCTCTACGTGCGCGAGGGCGAGAACCGGGTGTGTGTAGCCTCGCGGGAGCGGGCGTCGGGCCTCAGGGACACAGTGCCGGTCGGGGCGGTTATGCCGCTGTCGGTCGGGTCTGCGGCGAAGGTGCTACTGGCGTGGTCGCCCGAGCCTGCGGAGCGGGTGGGGTTCGAGACGGAGCGCGGGCGCGGCTGGGCGGAGAGCGTGGCCGAGCGTGAGCGTGGGGTTGCGAGCGTGAGCGCGCCGGTGGTCTCCGGCGGGACGCTAGCGGCGGTGAGCGTGAGCGGGCCGGTGTCGCGGCTCGGTGAGAAGCCGGGCGAGAGGCTTTCGGAGCTGGTGCTGCGGGCGGCGCGGGAGATCGAGGGTGGGATCGCGGAGGTCTAA
- a CDS encoding restriction endonuclease yields the protein MGLLTLLTATLIASVALMSSLKTQQTPEEENSKKGLHDFYVILERIWRELRELNEQRRQSNEPDPRTQLHRISSMDGYQFEAFMAGVFQRLGHEVSPMGASGDQGVDLLFRSNTELVAVQCKNYDRPVGNTPVQEVFAGAKYHNADRTIVVAPAGFTPGAEELAGRTDTQLIDLDGIERLLERSSDRQETYGDTKPRYGKYFWWIVIVFFLFPVIISVILLLVPPVGLYLMWRYTEWSNRTKWIITIITIIVVTILLVWAGVSDQSPPTNQPS from the coding sequence ATGGGGTTACTCACATTACTTACAGCAACTCTAATAGCTAGCGTCGCTCTTATGAGCAGTTTAAAGACGCAACAAACTCCAGAAGAAGAGAACTCTAAGAAGGGTCTTCATGATTTCTATGTGATTCTGGAAAGAATTTGGCGCGAACTAAGAGAGTTAAACGAGCAACGCCGACAATCCAATGAACCAGATCCACGAACTCAACTTCACCGTATTAGCTCTATGGATGGGTACCAGTTTGAAGCTTTCATGGCTGGTGTTTTTCAGCGTCTTGGGCACGAGGTCTCTCCTATGGGAGCTTCAGGCGACCAAGGTGTAGATCTCCTTTTCAGGTCTAATACCGAATTGGTAGCAGTCCAATGCAAGAACTATGACCGTCCAGTCGGTAATACGCCTGTCCAGGAGGTATTCGCAGGAGCGAAATATCACAATGCGGATCGAACTATAGTAGTGGCACCAGCAGGATTTACCCCAGGAGCGGAAGAGCTAGCAGGAAGAACAGATACGCAACTGATCGATTTAGATGGCATCGAGAGGCTGCTAGAACGAAGTTCTGATAGACAAGAAACCTATGGGGATACGAAGCCTAGATACGGAAAATACTTTTGGTGGATAGTAATAGTATTCTTCCTATTTCCCGTAATTATCAGTGTAATTCTCCTACTCGTTCCACCTGTAGGACTGTATCTAATGTGGAGATATACAGAGTGGAGCAATAGAACCAAGTGGATCATTACTATTATCACCATTATTGTGGTCACTATATTATTAGTTTGGGCGGGCGTAAGCGATCAGTCACCTCCTACAAACCAGCCCTCATAG
- the trpS gene encoding tryptophan--tRNA ligase: MEQKRRVFSGIQPSGNLHLGNYLGAINNWVRMQEEYDNYFCIVDLHALTVPQEPEELSRKVREVAAVYLASGLDPERCVIFRQSRVSEHAELSWLLNCVARYGELSRMTQFKDKAQKGGAEVASAGLFDYPVLMAADILLYNAHAVPVGEDQRQHLELTRTIARRFNHDYGETFVVPEPMILTTGARVMSLDEPKEKMSKSSPRPGSYISILDEPDKVRKKIRRAKTDSGSEIIATEDKPAIANLLGVYAGMTGEKIPEVERRYEGKGYGDFKKDLGEVVAEGLAPIRERTLELLDDPAELDRLLDAGAEKAREVAHPNLLRTWERMGLG, encoded by the coding sequence ATGGAGCAGAAGCGTAGGGTATTCTCCGGCATACAGCCGAGCGGCAACCTGCATCTGGGCAACTACCTCGGCGCGATCAACAACTGGGTCAGGATGCAGGAGGAGTACGACAACTACTTCTGCATCGTGGATCTACACGCGCTGACCGTGCCGCAGGAGCCGGAGGAGCTGTCGCGCAAGGTGCGCGAGGTTGCGGCGGTGTATCTGGCGTCGGGGTTGGATCCCGAGCGATGCGTCATCTTCCGCCAGAGCCGGGTCTCGGAGCACGCCGAGCTCTCGTGGCTGCTCAACTGCGTCGCCCGCTACGGCGAGCTCTCGCGCATGACCCAGTTCAAGGACAAGGCCCAGAAGGGCGGCGCGGAGGTGGCGAGCGCCGGGCTCTTCGACTACCCGGTGCTGATGGCCGCCGACATCCTCCTGTACAACGCCCACGCCGTCCCCGTCGGCGAGGACCAGCGCCAGCACCTGGAGCTTACGCGCACCATCGCCCGGCGCTTCAACCACGACTACGGCGAGACGTTCGTGGTGCCGGAGCCCATGATCCTGACCACCGGCGCACGCGTGATGTCCCTGGACGAGCCGAAGGAGAAGATGAGCAAGTCATCCCCACGCCCCGGCAGCTACATCTCCATCCTGGACGAGCCGGACAAGGTAAGAAAGAAGATCCGGCGCGCCAAAACCGACTCCGGCTCGGAGATCATCGCCACTGAAGACAAGCCCGCAATCGCGAACCTCTTAGGCGTCTACGCCGGCATGACCGGCGAGAAGATACCTGAGGTAGAGCGCCGCTATGAGGGCAAGGGCTACGGCGACTTCAAGAAGGACCTGGGCGAGGTCGTGGCCGAGGGGCTCGCCCCCATCCGCGAACGCACGCTGGAGCTCCTCGACGACCCGGCGGAGCTGGACAGGCTGCTAGACGCCGGTGCGGAGAAAGCCCGCGAGGTCGCCCACCCCAACCTGCTGCGGACGTGGGAGAGGATGGGGTTAGGCTAG
- a CDS encoding aldehyde dehydrogenase family protein, whose protein sequence is MTGPKTGIFIGNEWVEGNGTFDTVNPSTEEVIAGVERGGEREVDAAVAAAREAFRGEWSKVKPPERARMLYGVARELERRAEEFARLETLDAGKPLQHARAEMASCAAYFDYYAGAADKIHGDTIPQGPDHLGFTVREPVGVTAHIVPWNVPLGMVCRGLAPALAAGNTAVVKPAEQTPLTALKFAEIFLRLGFPAGVYNVVPGYGEEAGKALSEHPEIDSMTFTGSVETGKAVLRAAAEHVKPVVAELGGKSPQVVFADSDLDLVASEVSKGIYSNTGQYCDAGSRLIVEDSAREPLLERLVENAKGWKIGPGMESLDLGPLVSEEHFGRVTGYIESGEREGAEMLIGGRAEEFDRGYFVSPTIFDGVERGMRIEREEIFGPVLTVQSFADAGEASAMANDTPYGLAAAIYTKDIDKALAFATDVQAGNVMINEYYAGGMGSPFGGYKQSGTGREKGLAALDNYTQIKNVTVRIRR, encoded by the coding sequence ATGACGGGGCCGAAGACCGGCATCTTTATCGGGAACGAGTGGGTGGAGGGGAACGGTACCTTCGACACCGTGAACCCCTCAACCGAGGAGGTCATCGCGGGCGTCGAACGCGGCGGAGAGCGGGAAGTAGATGCTGCGGTGGCGGCCGCCCGCGAGGCGTTTCGGGGTGAGTGGAGCAAGGTCAAGCCCCCCGAGCGCGCCCGGATGCTGTACGGGGTCGCCCGTGAGCTGGAGCGCCGGGCCGAGGAGTTCGCCCGGCTGGAGACGCTGGACGCCGGCAAGCCGCTGCAGCACGCGCGGGCGGAGATGGCCTCCTGCGCCGCCTACTTCGACTACTATGCGGGTGCGGCGGACAAGATCCACGGCGACACCATCCCGCAGGGTCCGGATCACCTCGGATTCACCGTGCGAGAGCCCGTCGGCGTCACGGCCCACATCGTCCCCTGGAACGTGCCGCTCGGCATGGTCTGCCGGGGCCTGGCCCCCGCACTGGCCGCCGGAAACACGGCGGTAGTAAAGCCCGCAGAGCAGACGCCCCTGACCGCGCTTAAATTTGCCGAGATATTCCTCAGACTCGGCTTCCCCGCCGGCGTGTACAACGTCGTGCCGGGTTACGGCGAGGAGGCCGGGAAGGCCCTGAGCGAGCACCCGGAGATAGACTCAATGACCTTTACCGGCTCCGTCGAGACCGGAAAGGCAGTGCTCCGGGCCGCCGCCGAGCACGTAAAGCCGGTGGTCGCCGAGCTCGGCGGCAAGTCGCCCCAGGTAGTCTTCGCCGACAGCGACCTGGACCTCGTCGCTTCGGAGGTATCGAAGGGCATCTACTCAAACACCGGCCAGTACTGCGACGCGGGCTCACGCCTGATCGTAGAGGACTCCGCGCGCGAGCCGCTACTGGAACGCCTCGTCGAGAACGCGAAGGGATGGAAGATCGGCCCGGGGATGGAGAGCCTGGACCTCGGCCCGCTCGTCAGCGAGGAGCACTTCGGCCGCGTCACCGGCTACATCGAGTCCGGCGAGCGGGAGGGCGCGGAGATGCTGATCGGCGGTCGCGCGGAAGAGTTCGACCGGGGATACTTCGTCTCACCGACCATCTTCGACGGCGTGGAGCGGGGGATGCGCATCGAGCGGGAGGAGATCTTCGGCCCCGTCCTGACCGTCCAGAGCTTCGCCGATGCCGGGGAGGCCTCGGCGATGGCGAACGACACCCCCTACGGCCTAGCCGCCGCCATCTACACCAAAGACATAGACAAGGCGCTGGCCTTCGCCACCGACGTGCAAGCCGGTAACGTGATGATCAACGAGTACTACGCCGGCGGCATGGGCTCACCGTTCGGCGGCTACAAACAGAGCGGAACCGGCCGCGAGAAGGGCCTGGCGGCCCTGGACAACTACACCCAGATCAAAAACGTCACCGTCAGAATACGTAGGTGA
- a CDS encoding aromatic ring-hydroxylating oxygenase subunit alpha, translating into MTTEHTNGSNGSKDSKRGTGRLYRFSTEDFLREETYRQTRLPVDLASTLTPDAYTREDFFELEQERVFATSWVAVGVTSQLKSPGDVVVAEVAGRSIIVTVDKQGELQAFQNVCRHRAAKLLDDGCRHVKSRIRCPYHSWTYDLEGNLLGTPLFEGSDIPEDQQGIFDMSDVKGFDKRDYGLMPVRVDSWGFLVFVNLDDEAAPLSEQLGDLDTRLGGYRLDEWELAREKPYTVHANYKLIGENFMEYYHLPWVHPELVEVSRMEDHYRWQGPGMYTGMCTSPVSRNTDAGGWDGLPPLSKLGEQDSQSGRFVWLFPNTAIVVLPNHVFVLMAKPVAAGHTEEHTMLLAHPESEKNEGSEAALDQLAEFWDLVNRQDIEIVERVQQGLSNPAYRGGRMCYRFEEPLHRFQNMVIDRMVGVYRIPGGDDEEMVQMFVTEEGPGE; encoded by the coding sequence TTGACCACGGAGCATACCAACGGCAGCAACGGCAGCAAGGATAGCAAGAGGGGCACCGGACGCCTGTATCGCTTCTCCACCGAGGATTTTCTAAGAGAGGAGACCTACCGGCAGACGAGGCTGCCAGTGGATCTCGCTTCCACCCTCACCCCCGACGCCTACACCCGCGAGGACTTCTTCGAGCTGGAGCAGGAACGGGTCTTCGCCACGAGCTGGGTCGCCGTCGGCGTCACCTCGCAGCTAAAGAGCCCCGGAGACGTCGTGGTCGCCGAGGTTGCCGGGCGCTCCATAATCGTCACCGTGGACAAGCAGGGCGAGCTCCAGGCCTTCCAGAACGTCTGCCGCCACCGGGCCGCAAAGCTCCTGGACGACGGCTGCCGGCACGTAAAGTCCCGCATCCGCTGCCCGTATCATTCCTGGACCTACGATCTCGAAGGCAACCTGCTCGGCACCCCGCTGTTCGAGGGCTCGGACATCCCAGAGGACCAGCAGGGCATCTTCGACATGTCCGACGTAAAGGGCTTCGACAAGCGGGACTACGGCCTGATGCCGGTGAGGGTGGATAGCTGGGGCTTTCTGGTGTTCGTGAACCTGGACGACGAGGCCGCCCCGCTCTCCGAGCAGCTCGGGGATCTCGACACGCGTCTCGGCGGCTACCGGCTGGACGAGTGGGAGCTCGCCCGCGAGAAGCCGTACACGGTTCACGCAAACTACAAGCTGATCGGCGAGAACTTCATGGAGTACTACCACCTGCCCTGGGTGCATCCCGAGCTCGTCGAGGTCAGCCGCATGGAGGACCACTACCGCTGGCAGGGGCCGGGGATGTACACGGGCATGTGCACCAGCCCTGTATCGCGCAACACCGACGCCGGTGGCTGGGACGGGCTGCCGCCGCTCTCCAAGCTAGGCGAGCAGGATTCCCAGAGCGGACGCTTCGTGTGGCTGTTTCCCAACACCGCCATCGTAGTGCTGCCGAACCACGTGTTCGTGTTGATGGCGAAGCCCGTCGCGGCGGGCCACACCGAGGAGCACACCATGCTCCTGGCCCACCCCGAGTCCGAGAAGAACGAGGGCTCAGAGGCTGCGTTGGATCAGCTCGCGGAGTTCTGGGATCTCGTAAACCGGCAGGACATCGAGATCGTCGAGCGGGTGCAGCAGGGCCTCTCCAACCCGGCCTACCGCGGCGGCCGCATGTGCTACCGCTTCGAGGAGCCGCTGCACCGCTTCCAGAACATGGTCATAGACAGGATGGTCGGCGTGTACCGCATCCCCGGCGGCGACGACGAGGAGATGGTCCAGATGTTCGTCACCGAGGAGGGGCCTGGAGAATGA
- a CDS encoding M24 family metallopeptidase: MTGPEGYVCDVSRTFLCGDRATPAQKEAYRAAHDFTQEVAAKPRPGLAYADLLADLPEYPKAYDEQRYPFVLHGIGTDDEPPFVPFPGTPEAAELEGEFRENMVVSVEFYAGEVGGQDGVKLEDEVWISPDGPVILSLYPFEERLL; this comes from the coding sequence ATGACCGGCCCCGAGGGCTACGTCTGCGACGTCTCGCGCACGTTCCTGTGCGGAGACCGCGCGACGCCCGCGCAGAAGGAGGCCTACCGGGCGGCCCACGACTTCACGCAGGAGGTTGCCGCGAAGCCCCGGCCCGGCCTCGCGTACGCCGATCTGCTGGCGGATCTACCAGAGTATCCGAAAGCGTACGACGAGCAGCGATACCCGTTCGTGTTGCACGGTATCGGCACCGACGACGAGCCGCCGTTCGTGCCGTTCCCCGGGACGCCGGAGGCTGCGGAGCTTGAGGGGGAGTTCCGGGAGAACATGGTGGTGAGCGTGGAGTTCTACGCCGGGGAGGTCGGAGGTCAGGACGGCGTGAAGCTGGAGGATGAGGTCTGGATCTCCCCGGACGGGCCGGTGATACTCTCGTTGTATCCTTTCGAGGAGAGGCTGCTGTAG
- a CDS encoding M24 family metallopeptidase, protein MLDETNRVERAAPRDRRTLGQTSTLLERGVDFGRLRRERLYKVQAEMRDREIGALLLTDTINIRYVTGVSVMPLWTATNLGHYVLVPVEGSPVVFEMAQAKFRAEEFFSDVRNAYHWQARFADHMAPERSGEWAAEIASELRSRGVAGSKLGVDRLDYHGFSALQAQRLCLTDADEPLEAARIIKTPDEIELIRQSAAVCEAALYDLETAIRPGVSEHELLGVFYHKMLSLGGEYCFSRLLSTGHKTNPWFQEAGSKLVRPGDLASPSTPT, encoded by the coding sequence ATGCTTGACGAGACGAATAGGGTGGAGCGCGCCGCGCCCAGAGACCGGCGCACGCTGGGCCAGACGAGCACGCTGCTGGAGCGCGGCGTGGACTTCGGGCGGCTGCGCCGGGAAAGGCTGTACAAGGTGCAGGCCGAGATGCGGGACCGGGAGATCGGTGCGCTGCTCCTCACGGATACCATAAACATCCGCTACGTCACGGGCGTGAGCGTGATGCCGCTGTGGACGGCGACCAATCTCGGCCACTACGTGCTGGTGCCCGTCGAGGGCAGCCCGGTCGTCTTCGAGATGGCCCAGGCTAAGTTCCGGGCCGAGGAGTTCTTCTCCGACGTCAGGAACGCCTACCACTGGCAGGCCCGGTTCGCAGACCACATGGCCCCCGAACGCTCCGGCGAGTGGGCGGCGGAGATAGCCTCGGAGCTAAGGAGCCGGGGCGTCGCCGGCTCGAAGCTCGGCGTAGACCGCCTCGATTACCACGGCTTCTCCGCCTTGCAGGCGCAGAGACTGTGTCTCACCGACGCTGACGAGCCACTGGAGGCCGCGCGCATCATAAAGACGCCGGACGAGATCGAACTCATCCGGCAGTCGGCCGCCGTCTGCGAGGCGGCGCTGTACGATCTCGAAACGGCGATCCGGCCCGGCGTGAGCGAGCACGAGCTGCTCGGGGTCTTCTACCACAAGATGCTCTCCCTGGGCGGCGAGTACTGCTTCTCGCGGCTGCTCTCGACCGGCCACAAGACCAACCCCTGGTTCCAGGAGGCCGGGAGCAAGCTCGTCAGGCCCGGCGACCTCGCGTCGCCTTCGACACCGACATGA
- the solA gene encoding N-methyl-L-tryptophan oxidase gives MNADYEVIVIGCGGLGSAALYRLSRELGDGVLGLERFRLGHHNGASQDHSRIIRLAQHQSQYAALAPDAYRAWEEVEEESGQRLVTKTGGLVIEDAAGRDPEKVGTRNIEGYVAAFEEFGFDYEVLDAGEVMSRWPQFRLGGSERAIYQEESGIVDAGRANAVHAALARLNGATILEETPVRAVRPSGSGVEVETYEETYYADRVVVASDAWTNQVLAGTGFQMPLTVTQEQVTYYSTPNLREFSPERFPVFMWHGAHNYYGFPVYGEVATKLGEHMGGHEVTADTRDFEPDPERQRRYREFLEEHVPGFLGPELYTKTCLYTVPPDQNFVLDTLDEHPQISVAIGAGHAYKFAALIGEILSELALDGESRHPIDSFSVSRPALTDHSFEKAFHA, from the coding sequence GTGAATGCGGACTACGAGGTCATAGTAATAGGGTGCGGGGGCCTGGGTTCGGCGGCGCTGTACCGGCTCTCGCGGGAGCTCGGGGACGGCGTGCTCGGGCTGGAGCGGTTCCGGCTCGGGCATCACAACGGGGCGTCTCAGGATCACTCGCGCATTATCCGGCTGGCCCAGCACCAGTCGCAGTACGCCGCGCTGGCCCCGGACGCCTATCGCGCCTGGGAGGAGGTCGAGGAGGAGTCCGGGCAGCGGCTGGTGACCAAGACCGGCGGGCTCGTCATAGAGGACGCCGCCGGGCGGGACCCGGAGAAGGTCGGGACCCGCAACATCGAAGGCTACGTCGCGGCCTTCGAGGAGTTCGGCTTCGACTACGAGGTTCTGGACGCGGGCGAGGTGATGAGCCGCTGGCCGCAGTTCCGGCTCGGAGGGTCGGAGCGGGCCATCTACCAGGAGGAGTCCGGCATCGTGGACGCGGGCAGGGCGAACGCGGTACATGCGGCGCTCGCCCGACTGAACGGCGCTACCATACTGGAGGAGACGCCGGTGCGCGCGGTGCGGCCGAGCGGGAGCGGGGTGGAGGTAGAGACGTATGAGGAGACCTACTACGCCGACAGGGTCGTCGTGGCCAGCGACGCCTGGACCAACCAGGTGCTCGCCGGTACGGGCTTCCAGATGCCGCTGACCGTGACCCAGGAGCAGGTCACCTACTACTCTACGCCGAATCTGCGAGAGTTCTCGCCGGAGCGGTTCCCGGTCTTTATGTGGCACGGGGCGCACAACTACTACGGATTCCCGGTATACGGCGAGGTCGCGACGAAGCTCGGCGAGCACATGGGCGGCCACGAGGTTACCGCCGATACGCGGGACTTCGAGCCAGACCCGGAGAGGCAGCGGCGCTACCGGGAGTTTCTCGAAGAGCACGTACCCGGCTTTCTGGGGCCGGAGCTGTACACGAAGACGTGCCTGTACACGGTGCCGCCGGATCAGAACTTCGTGCTGGACACGTTGGACGAGCATCCCCAGATCTCGGTCGCCATAGGGGCCGGGCATGCCTACAAGTTCGCGGCGCTCATCGGTGAGATCCTCTCGGAGCTCGCGCTGGATGGAGAATCTCGCCACCCGATAGATTCCTTCTCCGTCTCGCGTCCGGCGCTCACCGACCACAGCTTCGAGAAGGCGTTCCATGCTTGA
- a CDS encoding LysR family transcriptional regulator gives MELRQLRYFVAVAEEMNFGRAARRLRISQPPLSMQIKALERELGVDLFARTTRSVSLTDAGRAFLPRAAEILRSVEESAEVARSAGAGLTGRLTVGFVSSATLSLLPPAVRLFRERFGGVELELKELTSGEQLDALYERGIGVGLARLPLEAPGIRVEPLLEERLLVALPEGHPLERLDQVPMQEISDLPLVFFTRRLVPGLHEHILELYRSVGAYPQVVQEAIHLQTIVGLVASGVGLAILPDSARRVHREGVTYRPLDAEETGSWLGLASLENEDSLLAENFTRTLREVARGEE, from the coding sequence ATGGAGTTGCGGCAGCTACGGTACTTCGTCGCGGTGGCGGAGGAGATGAACTTCGGGCGGGCGGCGCGGCGGTTGCGGATCAGTCAGCCGCCACTCAGCATGCAGATCAAAGCCCTGGAGCGGGAGCTCGGGGTGGATCTTTTCGCGAGGACCACCCGCAGCGTTAGCCTCACGGACGCCGGACGGGCGTTCTTGCCACGGGCGGCGGAGATACTCCGCTCGGTCGAGGAGTCGGCGGAGGTAGCCCGGAGCGCGGGGGCCGGGCTCACGGGGCGGCTCACGGTGGGGTTCGTAAGCTCGGCGACGCTGAGCCTGTTGCCGCCGGCTGTGAGGCTGTTTCGGGAGCGGTTCGGCGGCGTGGAGCTGGAGCTCAAGGAGCTTACGAGCGGGGAGCAGCTCGACGCTTTGTACGAGCGAGGGATCGGGGTCGGGCTGGCACGGCTGCCGCTGGAGGCTCCCGGCATCCGTGTGGAGCCTCTGCTAGAAGAGAGGTTGCTGGTTGCGCTACCCGAGGGTCATCCTTTGGAGAGGCTGGACCAGGTGCCGATGCAGGAGATCTCGGATCTCCCACTGGTGTTCTTTACCCGCAGGCTGGTGCCAGGGCTTCACGAGCACATCCTGGAGCTGTACCGGAGCGTCGGGGCCTACCCCCAGGTCGTGCAGGAGGCGATACACCTGCAGACCATAGTCGGGCTCGTGGCTAGCGGAGTCGGGCTGGCGATACTCCCCGACTCAGCCCGGCGCGTCCATCGCGAGGGTGTGACTTACCGGCCGCTGGACGCAGAGGAGACGGGGAGCTGGCTCGGCCTGGCGTCCCTGGAGAACGAGGACTCGTTGCTCGCGGAGAACTTCACCAGGACCCTGCGGGAGGTGGCCCGGGGAGAGGAGTAG